The nucleotide window GCGTCGCGGGCCGTACACGGGGTCGCTCGGCCTGTTCGGCTTCGACGGCCGGGCGACGCTGAACATCCAGATCCGGACGCTCGTCCGGACTGGCGAGCAGTACGCCCTCCGGGTGGGCGCGGGGATCGTCCACGACTCCGAGCCGGAGCGAGAGTACGACGAGACGCTGGCGAAGGCCCGCGGGCTGGTGTCGGCGTTGGACGACCGGTTGGACGCGGCGGCACTCGACATCGTCGGACCGAACGAGACGGGAACGTCAGCGGGTGACGAGACGGACGAACCGAACGTATCGACAGGCGACGAGATGGACGAACCGAACGTATCGGCAGGCGACGAGACGGACGAACTGGACGCCCCAGCTGGCGACGGGGGTGAGGGGTCGTGACGGAGATTCTCGTCGTGGACAACTACGACTCGTTCGCGTACAACCTCGTCCAGTACCTCGGACAGTTCGCGTCCGTGACGGTCCGGCGCAACGACCGGATCGACACGGCCGGAATCGCGGAACTGGATCCGGACGGGATCGTCGTCTCCCCGGGCCCGGGAACGCCCGCGGACGCCGGGGTGTCGATCCCGGTGTTCGAGGAGCTGTCGTACCCGACACTGGGGGTGTGTCTGGGCCACCAGGCGCTGTGTGCCGCGGCCGGCGGCAACGTCGGGTCGGCGCCGGAGGTGGTCCACGGGAAGCCGTCGGCGATCACACACGACGGTGAAGGGGTGTTCGCGGGGCTCCCGCCGGAGGTCGACGTGGGGCGGTACCACTCGCTCTGTGTCGCACCCCACGACGTACCGTCGTCGCTGTCGGTGACGGCCCGGACGGCGGACGACCGCGGGACGGTGATGGCCGTCAGGAGCCGGACGGAGCCGCACGTCGGGGTGCAGTTCCACCCGGAGAGCGTGCTGACGGACGCCGGCGAACGACTCGTCGAGAACTTCGTCGCCGGCTGTGAGTGACGGTCGGTCGCGTGACGAGCACGACCGCCAGCCAGTTGTCCCTGCCCCGCCTACGGACGGTGTGAGTGACACGACACGCGGGGCGGAGGCGGCGCCGGCGTTCGAGCTTCGAAACGTCGGTCCGGGTCCGGACCCGTTCACCCCGATGGCGGCCGCCGAGACGGAGGCGAGTCTCGTCGTCCTGTTCCAGCGCGACTACTACTGTGGCAACTGCCGCGACCAGGTGGCGGACGTGGCCGACAGAATCGAGGAGTTCCGCGAGCTGGACGCGCTCCCGGTGTCCGTGCTCCCGGAGTCCGTCGACCGGACGCGGGAGTGGCAGGCCAAAGTGGAGCTGCCGTACCCGGTGTTGGCGGACCCCGGCGGCGCCGTCGGCGACGAGTACGACCAACCCAGCCGCTTCGGCGTCCTCGGCAACGTCTTCGACCTCGTCGGCCGGATGCCGTTGGCGGTCGTCGTCCGTCTCGACGAGACGGGCCCGACCGTCACGACGACGTACCCCGGGTCGACGCCGTCTGACCGCCCCGACATCGACGAGTTAGTGGCCGACTGCCGGGCATGCCTGGACGAGGATTGACGTTCTCCCGACGAGTGTAAGAAATCTGATATCGGTCGTCGCCGAGCAGATCGCACGACGGTGCGGTAGTCGCTCGGACGGCGCCGCCGGCCCTTTCGAACGGAAACACGTCCATCTACACACAGTTACACTGCGCGAACCAATGGGAAATGCATTTGAATACGCCCTCGAACGTCTACGTAACGGTGGCGACAGACAGACGGCCAGGCGTCGAAGCCGGCGCCGGGCGTGACGACGAGTGTGGTGACAGTGAGTCGGACGGGGACGCCAGACCGGACGGAGGCAGTGTCGTCCAGAGTCGCTCGCGACTCGTGGTGCCCCGAGCACTGTGGCAGATGCTCAGGCCCGACCAGGCGGCGCTGATTCTGTTCCTCTACGGTGTCGGGCTGGCGGCGGCGGCGGTGACCGCTGGCGAGCCGTTGGCGGCTCACCTCTCCCGGGCCGTCGGCGGACTGGTCGCGCTGGCGGCGACGACGGCGACCGTCCACTACGCCAACGAGTACGCCGACTACGAGACGGACGCGCTGTCGACCGGCAGCGAGTTCTCCGGCGGCAGCGGCGCGCTCCACGAGTACGACCTCCCGCGGTCGGTTGCCCGGTGGGCGACGACCACCACCGCCGCCGCGACCCTGCCGGCTGGCCTGTTGGCGTACAGCCTGGGCGTTCCGCTCCGGGCGCTCGCGGTGTTGGGGGTCGTGTTGGTGGGGGGCTGGGAGTACTCGCTGCCCCCGTTGGAGTTGGCCTGGCGCGGCCTCGGTGCGCTCACGAACGCACTCTTGGGGGCGCTCCTGTTGCCCGTGTACGCCGTCGCCGTCGTGACGACCCCGACGCTCGACCACGTCGCCCTCTTCGTTCCGTTCACCGTGGTGACGACGCTGAGCCTCCTCACGACACAGTGGCCCGACCGCGACGGCGACGCCGCCGTCGGCAAGCGGACGCTCGCCACCCGGCTGTCGCCCGCTCGGCTCCGTCGGTTGTTCTTCGCCGTCGCGGCCGCGTACCCCGTCAGCGTCGCCACGGTCCACCTGACCGTCGGCCTCCCGACGCCCGTGCTCGTCGCCCACCTCCTGCCGCTCCCGGCCATCGCCTGGGGTACGCGGACGTTCACCCGCCAGGAGTCGCCGCTGCCGGGCGTCACCGCCATGGTGTCGACGGCGGTCGCCGTCGGGGCCGCCTGGGGTCTCGAACTGCTCGCGCACGGCTGAGTGGGCTTTTCCCGGCTGGAGCGTCTCTACTCACCCGTGACCGAGGGACAGACGACGGCGACGGACCCACTGGCCGCCAGCCGGTCGTTCCTGTTGGCGGTGCGACGCGACGAGCCGACCGACGAAGCGGAACGGCGGCTCGCGGCGCTGTCGGAGTCGGCGCTGTCGGCACTCTCCGTCGACGCCCGGACGGCGTTCTGGCTGAACGTGTACAACGCCGCGACCCAGACGCTGTTCGCCGACCGAGGGGAACTGTACGAACGGAGCAGGTGGCGCTTCTTCCGGGCGGACGCCGTCCGCGTCGCCGGCGCGACGCTGTCGCTGGACGACGTCGAACACGGACTGCTCCGGGCCAAGAGCAAGTACGGCCTCGGCTACGTCCCGCGACTGTTGGCGTCCGGCTTCGAGCGCCGGCACGCGCTCCCGGAGCCGGACCCGCGAGTCCACTTCGCGCTCAACTGTGGGGCCGCCTCCTGTCCCCCCATCGCGGCGTACTCGCGCGACGTGGACGCCGAGTTGGATCTGGCCGCGGCCGGCTACCTGGAGGCGACGGTAGATCACGACCCGGAGGCGAACGTCGTCAGGGTGCCGGCGCTGTGCCGGTGGTTCCGGGGTGACTTCGGCGGACCGGCCGGCGTCCGCGAACTGCTCGCTCGCTACGACCTGATCGACGAGGCGGCGACGCCGACGGTCCGGTACCTGGAGTGGGACTGGAGCCGGACGCCGCCGGCGTTCCGAGACGTGTGAGTCGGGGGCCTGCACCACGCCGTCGACCACTGTCGTCGAAGATCACGGTGAACGGACGCTCCGTGGTCGAAGACAGTGCACGTAGCGGTCCCGTCCCCCGGTGTCGGAACCGTAGGCTTTTGTCCCGCCCGGGCTACTGTGACGAGCATGAAGGAGTCGCTGCTGGACATCGTCTGTTGCCCGGTCGACAAGGCGGACCTGGAGCTGGAGGGTGCCGAACACGAGGACGGGGAGATCGTCGCCGGCGAACTCGTCTGTGTCGAGTGTGGTGAGACGTACCCCGTGGAAGACGGGATCCCGAACCTCTTGCCGCCGGACATGCGCGAGGAAGCGTAGTCAATCCGTCCGCAGTCGGGCGATTTCGGGTTCCGAGAGAGCCAGCTCGGACCGCCCGCGCTTCGGGACGAAGTTTTTTGTTCCACGC belongs to Halobaculum sp. MBLA0143 and includes:
- a CDS encoding methytransferase partner Trm112, which gives rise to MKESLLDIVCCPVDKADLELEGAEHEDGEIVAGELVCVECGETYPVEDGIPNLLPPDMREEA
- a CDS encoding prenyltransferase, which encodes MATDRRPGVEAGAGRDDECGDSESDGDARPDGGSVVQSRSRLVVPRALWQMLRPDQAALILFLYGVGLAAAAVTAGEPLAAHLSRAVGGLVALAATTATVHYANEYADYETDALSTGSEFSGGSGALHEYDLPRSVARWATTTTAAATLPAGLLAYSLGVPLRALAVLGVVLVGGWEYSLPPLELAWRGLGALTNALLGALLLPVYAVAVVTTPTLDHVALFVPFTVVTTLSLLTTQWPDRDGDAAVGKRTLATRLSPARLRRLFFAVAAAYPVSVATVHLTVGLPTPVLVAHLLPLPAIAWGTRTFTRQESPLPGVTAMVSTAVAVGAAWGLELLAHG
- a CDS encoding DUF547 domain-containing protein; the encoded protein is MTEGQTTATDPLAASRSFLLAVRRDEPTDEAERRLAALSESALSALSVDARTAFWLNVYNAATQTLFADRGELYERSRWRFFRADAVRVAGATLSLDDVEHGLLRAKSKYGLGYVPRLLASGFERRHALPEPDPRVHFALNCGAASCPPIAAYSRDVDAELDLAAAGYLEATVDHDPEANVVRVPALCRWFRGDFGGPAGVRELLARYDLIDEAATPTVRYLEWDWSRTPPAFRDV
- a CDS encoding redoxin domain-containing protein encodes the protein MSDTTRGAEAAPAFELRNVGPGPDPFTPMAAAETEASLVVLFQRDYYCGNCRDQVADVADRIEEFRELDALPVSVLPESVDRTREWQAKVELPYPVLADPGGAVGDEYDQPSRFGVLGNVFDLVGRMPLAVVVRLDETGPTVTTTYPGSTPSDRPDIDELVADCRACLDED
- a CDS encoding aminodeoxychorismate/anthranilate synthase component II, which translates into the protein MTEILVVDNYDSFAYNLVQYLGQFASVTVRRNDRIDTAGIAELDPDGIVVSPGPGTPADAGVSIPVFEELSYPTLGVCLGHQALCAAAGGNVGSAPEVVHGKPSAITHDGEGVFAGLPPEVDVGRYHSLCVAPHDVPSSLSVTARTADDRGTVMAVRSRTEPHVGVQFHPESVLTDAGERLVENFVAGCE